The following are from one region of the Myotis daubentonii chromosome 2, mMyoDau2.1, whole genome shotgun sequence genome:
- the LOC132225863 gene encoding LOW QUALITY PROTEIN: alpha-enolase-like (The sequence of the model RefSeq protein was modified relative to this genomic sequence to represent the inferred CDS: deleted 1 base in 1 codon), producing the protein MSILKVHARELFDSCGNPTVEVDLYTAKGLFRAAVPSGASTGIYEALEQTAALELRDNDKMHYLGKGVSKAVEHINKTIAPALVSKKLSVVEQKIDKLIIEMDGTENKSKFSDNAILGVSLGFCKAGAVEKGVPLYCHIADLAGNTGVVLPVLALNAINGGSHTGNKLAMQEFMILPVGTANFREAMRMGRDLLHPKNVIKEKYGKDATDEGEEGGFAPNILENKEALELLKNAIGKAGYTDKVVISMDVAASKFFKSGKYDLDFKSPDDPNRYITHDNLANLYKSFIKNYPVVSIEDPFDQDDWEAWCKFTASTEIQVVGDDLTVPNPKQIVKAMSEKSCNCLLCAK; encoded by the exons ATGTCTATTCTGAAGGTGCATGCCAGAGAGCTCTTCGACTCTTGTGGGAACCCCACTGTTGAGGTGGATCTCTACACCGCAAAAGGTCTCTTCAGAGCTGCTGTGCCCAGTGGTGCCTCAACTGGTATCTAcgaggctctagagca aaccgctgctctagagcttcGGGACAATGACAAGATGCACTATCTGGGGAAGGGTGTCTCCAAGGCTGTTGAGCACATCAATAAAACTATTGCACCTGCACTGGTTAGCAAGAAACTGAGCGTGGTGGAGCAGAAGATCGACAAGCTGATTATTGAGATGGACGGGACGGAAAATAAGTCTAAATTCAGTGACAATGCCATACTAGGAGTGTCCCTGGGATTCTGCAAGGCTGGGGCTGTTGAGAAAGGGGTGCCCCTGTACTGCCACATTGCTGACCTGGCTGGCAACACCGGGGTCGTCCTGCCAGTTCTGGCTTTGAATGCCATCAACGGTGGTTCTCACACTGGCAACAAGTTGGCCATGCAGGAGTTCATGATCCTCCCCGTAGGCACCGCCAACTTCAGGGAAGCCATGCGCATG GGCCGAGATTTACTACACCCCAAGAACGTCATCAAGGAGAAGTATGGGAAAGACGCCACCGACGAGGGGGAGGAAGGTGGCTTTGCTCCCAACATCCTGGAGAATAAGGAAGCCCTGGAGCTGCTAAAGAATGCCATCGGGAAAGCCGGCTACACCGATAAGGTGGTCATCAGCATGGACGTGGCTGCCTCCAAGTTCTTCAAGTCTGGGAAGTATGACCTGGACTTCAAGTCACCCGATGACCCCAACAGGTACATCACCCACGACAATCTGGCCAACCTGTACAAGTCCTTCATCAAGAACTACCCAGTAGTGTCTATTGAAGACCCCTTCGACCAGGACGACTGGGAAGCGTGGTGCAAGTTCACTGCTAGCACAGAGATCCAGGTGGTGGGGGACGACCTCACAGTGCCCAACCCGAAGCAGATTGTCAAGGCCATGAGCGAGAAGTCGTGCAACTGCCTCCTATGTGCAAAATAA